In candidate division KSB1 bacterium, the following are encoded in one genomic region:
- a CDS encoding ABC transporter substrate-binding protein, with protein MKILRRKKILFSLVVLSLGVIPARSQESPSRRANAQNLVIGLLTGQTDYREVSITTDEGTFRVYSQGNSKPFEMLEATPERLVIAFKPHGAEPLAAARRPQKIVYQFFRTERSLISAIILDEVDYALFESEAVAAEIANATRNYRILPLPAPANFMEMICYNLKHPILRERAVRQALSYAIRRDDLKRRFFATTGADISVAPFSEDSRYFPPGINEYDYNPKRAVELLKTAGWLETNRDGVLVRNGEPLSFRIFYDHSTQLKEDIIRQIKISWNQINVNPIPIPLSFSEMQERLRSGNYDAVLLRHRFEETLSSLEDFFSPGFLNYDSPSLQRAIGNAKRFQGTEAFRANMQRILLIINQDQPVSFLYHPWQTWHVINLVKFDNFFDRGGKLKLYQDWQLRPQ; from the coding sequence GTGAAAATCCTCCGCAGAAAAAAAATTTTATTCAGCCTCGTGGTGCTGTCTTTGGGCGTGATTCCGGCGCGCAGCCAGGAGTCTCCAAGCCGCCGCGCCAACGCGCAGAATCTTGTCATCGGCTTGCTCACCGGCCAGACCGATTACCGCGAGGTGAGCATCACGACGGATGAGGGCACGTTCCGGGTTTACAGCCAGGGCAATTCGAAGCCGTTCGAGATGCTCGAGGCGACGCCGGAGCGGCTGGTGATTGCGTTCAAGCCGCACGGCGCCGAGCCTTTGGCCGCTGCCCGCCGGCCGCAGAAAATTGTCTACCAGTTTTTCCGCACCGAACGCAGCTTGATCTCCGCCATCATTCTCGATGAAGTCGATTATGCGCTGTTCGAGAGTGAAGCCGTCGCCGCGGAAATCGCCAACGCCACGCGCAATTATCGCATCCTGCCTTTGCCCGCCCCCGCCAATTTCATGGAAATGATTTGCTACAATCTCAAACACCCGATTTTGCGCGAGCGCGCCGTGCGCCAGGCGCTGTCCTATGCCATCCGCCGGGATGATCTCAAGCGCCGTTTCTTCGCCACCACCGGCGCCGACATTAGCGTGGCGCCGTTTTCCGAAGACAGCCGCTACTTTCCCCCCGGCATCAATGAATATGATTACAATCCCAAGCGCGCGGTCGAATTGCTGAAAACCGCCGGCTGGCTGGAAACCAATCGCGACGGCGTTCTCGTTCGCAACGGTGAGCCGCTGAGCTTTCGTATTTTTTACGATCACAGCACGCAATTGAAAGAAGACATCATCCGGCAAATTAAAATCAGTTGGAACCAAATCAACGTCAACCCCATTCCAATCCCGTTGAGCTTCAGCGAAATGCAGGAGCGGCTGCGCAGCGGGAACTACGATGCGGTGCTCTTGCGCCATCGGTTCGAGGAAACGCTATCCAGCCTGGAAGATTTTTTCAGCCCCGGCTTTCTCAATTACGACAGCCCGAGCTTGCAACGCGCCATAGGCAATGCAAAAAGGTTTCAGGGCACCGAGGCGTTTCGCGCCAACATGCAGCGCATTTTGCTGATCATCAACCAGGATCAGCCGGTGAGTTTTCTCTATCATCCGTGGCAGACCTGGCACGTCATCAATCTCGTCAAATTCGACAATTTTTTCGACCGCGGTGGCAAGCTGAAATTGTATCAAGATTGGCAGCTCCGGCCGCAATGA
- the ltaE gene encoding low-specificity L-threonine aldolase: MNVIDLRSDTVTRPTPGMRRAMAEAEVGDDVFGEDPTVNRLQEMVAEMLGAEAALFVASGTMGNEICIRCHTQPGEEIICDAGSHFLHYEAGAMAALSGAQARTIAGNRGVITAAQIEEALRSDIYYYPRSRLIALENTHNLAGGTIFPLEEVQRIHQLARRRGLAMHLDGARLWNAGIASGIAPREYARHFDSVSVCFSKGLGAPIGSAIAGTKEFIVQARRFRKMFGGGMRQAGIIAAAAIYGLQHHLERLAEDHANARRLAEALHGRGGIEIDLDTVQTNIVIINIAKTKLNVAAAVEALKKENVLVVAFGATTLRAVTHLDVSAADIERAIAVFFKIF, from the coding sequence ATGAATGTGATCGACTTGCGCAGCGACACCGTCACCCGGCCAACGCCCGGCATGCGCCGCGCCATGGCCGAAGCCGAAGTCGGCGACGATGTGTTTGGCGAAGATCCGACGGTCAATCGCCTGCAAGAAATGGTGGCTGAAATGCTCGGCGCCGAGGCCGCCTTGTTTGTCGCCAGCGGCACGATGGGCAATGAAATCTGCATTCGTTGCCACACGCAGCCGGGCGAGGAGATTATTTGCGACGCCGGTTCGCATTTTTTGCATTACGAAGCCGGGGCCATGGCGGCGTTGAGCGGCGCGCAAGCCCGCACCATCGCGGGGAATCGCGGGGTGATTACCGCCGCACAAATCGAAGAGGCGCTGCGCAGCGACATCTATTACTACCCGCGCAGCCGCTTGATTGCGCTGGAAAATACGCACAATCTCGCCGGCGGAACTATTTTTCCCTTGGAGGAGGTGCAGCGCATTCACCAGCTCGCCCGCCGCCGCGGCTTGGCGATGCATTTGGACGGTGCGCGATTGTGGAACGCCGGCATCGCTTCCGGCATCGCACCGCGAGAGTACGCCCGTCATTTTGATTCGGTTTCGGTTTGTTTCTCAAAAGGCTTGGGCGCGCCGATTGGCTCGGCGATTGCCGGCACGAAAGAATTTATTGTGCAAGCTCGGCGCTTTCGGAAAATGTTCGGCGGCGGCATGAGGCAAGCCGGCATCATCGCAGCCGCCGCGATTTATGGCCTGCAACATCATCTCGAACGCCTGGCCGAGGATCATGCCAACGCGCGACGTTTGGCCGAGGCGCTGCACGGGCGCGGCGGAATTGAGATCGATCTCGACACCGTGCAGACCAATATCGTGATCATCAATATCGCCAAAACCAAACTGAACGTCGCCGCTGCGGTCGAAGCCTTGAAAAAAGAAAACGTTCTCGTCGTGGCATTTGGCGCGACCACCCTGCGCGCAGTGACGCATCTCGACGTCAGCGCCGCCGACATTGAACGCGCCATCGCGGTTTTTTTCAAAATTTTTTGA
- a CDS encoding T9SS type A sorting domain-containing protein, with product MHRIFLWLILCALPLPILAQPPFVASLYPPQHGLNIPADAVLRVGLQTPIDPASLSDSSVYVWSDITGLHKLIVTLENGDKDLRIVPRHWRLNDCPPFNAGERVTVTLTTRLRYADGRPFEGFTWHYTVAVRQFRGGDFSPLMSFGGGGSSYFYASDFNGDGWCDLVGNDDGIERKLIVFLNDRQGKLLFKHVSNVIGSNGEVTDFDKDGDQDIFYGFQRAILNDGAGKLTQKDYLDWPNGQGKAHDFNNDGLTDYVIGYVLSDTLYFGLSQSGKSFKKLQKVLAAIRRPLFYVHGISYDLNNDGQIDFLYVGGSTKENIAPGFTSFQATTADSLRVLQVVKDNLSEFYGNDLDADGDIDYLFIYGDPIKSAYVTLINDGNGQLKLTLPPPQPNSTFANTVEGGDFDGDGDIDLALPRNNLVSVMPERYAPDISILLNDGKGNFFLASRIRLPFARGLSRMLRAVDLDLDGDLDLIGVAEGLFYVVANGGFATAIAQEKSLLPAQFNINPIYPNPAKERIKIELTLPANVKREEISINIFDLTGRLIRSWRFNEYRQSIRLNWDLRDQTFNLLPNGIYLVKAQMGQLHVVQKIAVVK from the coding sequence ATGCATCGTATTTTCCTTTGGCTGATTTTATGTGCTTTGCCGTTGCCAATTTTAGCTCAGCCGCCCTTCGTCGCTTCTCTTTACCCGCCCCAGCACGGTTTAAACATCCCTGCAGATGCCGTGTTGCGCGTGGGATTGCAAACGCCGATTGACCCTGCTTCGCTCTCCGATTCTTCGGTTTATGTCTGGTCGGACATTACCGGCTTGCACAAACTAATCGTAACGCTCGAAAACGGCGACAAAGACTTACGCATCGTACCACGCCATTGGCGCTTGAATGACTGTCCGCCTTTTAATGCCGGCGAACGTGTGACGGTGACGCTGACCACGCGGTTGCGCTATGCCGATGGGCGTCCGTTTGAAGGCTTCACTTGGCATTACACTGTGGCCGTGCGGCAGTTTCGAGGTGGAGATTTTAGTCCCTTGATGAGCTTCGGAGGCGGAGGATCAAGTTATTTTTACGCGTCGGATTTTAATGGAGATGGCTGGTGCGATCTTGTTGGTAATGATGATGGCATAGAACGCAAGCTGATTGTTTTTTTAAATGATCGACAAGGCAAATTATTGTTTAAGCACGTATCCAATGTTATCGGATCAAACGGAGAAGTAACCGATTTTGATAAAGATGGTGATCAGGATATTTTTTATGGATTTCAACGCGCAATTTTAAATGATGGGGCTGGTAAGCTTACGCAAAAAGATTATCTTGATTGGCCCAATGGTCAAGGTAAAGCGCACGATTTCAATAATGATGGACTAACGGATTACGTAATTGGTTATGTTTTGTCCGATACACTATATTTTGGCCTGAGCCAGAGTGGAAAATCTTTTAAAAAACTACAAAAGGTTCTTGCAGCTATTCGCCGCCCACTTTTTTACGTTCACGGAATTTCCTATGATCTGAATAATGACGGCCAAATCGATTTTCTTTACGTGGGTGGCTCCACTAAGGAAAACATTGCGCCTGGTTTTACCAGTTTTCAAGCTACGACTGCCGATAGTTTGCGGGTATTGCAAGTTGTAAAGGACAATTTAAGTGAATTTTATGGCAACGATTTAGACGCAGACGGCGATATCGACTATCTTTTTATTTATGGCGACCCGATCAAAAGCGCCTATGTTACGCTTATAAATGACGGGAACGGCCAATTAAAACTGACCTTGCCCCCACCACAACCCAATTCAACTTTTGCCAACACCGTGGAAGGCGGTGATTTTGACGGGGATGGCGATATCGACTTGGCCCTTCCTCGCAACAATCTCGTCTCGGTCATGCCGGAACGCTACGCGCCGGATATTTCGATTTTGCTGAATGATGGGAAGGGAAATTTCTTTTTAGCCAGTCGTATTCGCTTACCTTTTGCTCGTGGCTTGAGTCGTATGCTGCGCGCCGTGGATTTGGATCTTGACGGAGATTTAGACCTCATCGGTGTTGCCGAAGGCCTGTTTTATGTTGTAGCAAACGGCGGTTTTGCAACCGCTATAGCGCAAGAAAAATCTTTACTGCCAGCACAGTTTAATATTAACCCAATTTATCCGAACCCCGCCAAAGAGCGGATAAAAATTGAATTGACTTTGCCTGCCAATGTGAAAAGAGAGGAAATCAGCATTAACATCTTTGACCTAACTGGACGGCTGATTCGAAGTTGGCGATTTAATGAATACAGGCAGTCGATTCGTCTCAATTGGGATTTACGCGACCAGACTTTTAATCTTTTACCCAACGGTATTTATCTGGTAAAAGCGCAGATGGGGCAATTACACGTCGTGCAAAAAATCGCGGTCGTAAAATAA
- a CDS encoding right-handed parallel beta-helix repeat-containing protein, translating to MLNLGLNHMIACANLQGEDALAIMGDSLFSAPSPKNFKSTLTQVENVPNYFPDAEVGNSVWALSRSAENYPADTSWISKVNVGYNHMYTRNQNRLNGVHSFLAAAEGCIYHSSKIAGINYMCDHTIIDSFVEAGYLTGTPGDPCYELSTYQMANQLNRADNFMTGNYVLLNSTPSSGPPFQTQIDQLVTALRDGSRGIRDNTFSVAKFWAVLQTQDSPDLLPQDPPNTLFRAPTQTELLCSVNLALAYGAKGIVYYLYAPVTSTIDPNAEEYGLLDANFNSRQPYYDAQSINNNYQGTGQSLDTIGGNFLNLAWKEGYSIHQNLNEPINSTYKLYDVTTRPVGGVDDSETETYVEVGILQNSSNVNHYMVVNRRCTASETREVTITFQSTAGNAYRITDVFTSDSTTYYTATGTTFSHTITLGPGQGKLLKFANLGPRSGTISSNTTWAGTYVVNIDVTVNNGATLTVSPGATLKFASAKKLTINGKLTANSTDPNKRITFTGQTATPGFWNGLIINSGSSANNSTLRRCDVQYATTGITIKYTGNTNNVTIDKCKVQNSSGKGIYIAGNGSGAIVHPTISNGTISNNNDDGIYLTNYTKLKITGNRIENNGYAGIEGASNDSDTLTFNYIAGNLDFGLRLSYSSSAFLHRNTIKSNYGNGISCFSNSNVTAWGGADTTKGRNEIGNNSGVGIYASSSAPTFGRDIVGQYGWNWIHDNSSYEAQQTGAGYIFYAERCWWSGQQSDVSGNVDALPTNASKPSPTGWGKGSSYDPTLRIWRGDEDSLMIFMPLANIPTIMPKSPVTPQAVATNNGMTNWSDELKAAIEEGRKTGDWGIASELITELHRSLQAAPVLNVDLTLLNNYANDAAVASFIRKMLALVLMEKDLADSNVSPALTKLTVFAQKNSEHAAELAANAGLIHLYRQNDLTAAKNVLAQLQTMAQNGDAAAAEHVNQFGRILEDYQRHQTPDDTGLAKFLAALQVSAAPELLASAQNYPNPFNPTTVIRFHLRESGKVRLKIFDLTGKLVRTLLDGELQAGEQKILWDGRDQQGQTVASGVYFYELVAGSKIEWKKMTVVR from the coding sequence ATGCTCAACCTCGGGCTCAACCACATGATCGCCTGTGCCAATCTGCAGGGAGAAGATGCGCTGGCAATCATGGGAGATTCGCTGTTCAGCGCGCCCTCGCCCAAGAATTTCAAAAGCACCTTGACCCAGGTTGAAAACGTGCCGAATTATTTTCCGGATGCTGAGGTGGGCAATTCGGTTTGGGCCTTGTCGCGGTCCGCGGAAAATTATCCGGCAGATACCTCCTGGATAAGCAAGGTGAACGTGGGCTACAATCATATGTACACGCGCAATCAAAATCGTTTGAATGGCGTCCACAGTTTCCTGGCTGCTGCCGAAGGTTGCATTTATCATTCGAGCAAAATTGCTGGCATCAATTATATGTGTGACCATACGATTATCGACTCCTTTGTGGAAGCAGGTTATTTGACGGGCACTCCAGGCGATCCTTGCTATGAGTTGTCAACTTACCAAATGGCCAACCAACTGAACCGCGCCGATAATTTTATGACCGGAAATTATGTTCTATTGAACTCAACGCCTTCCTCAGGGCCTCCCTTTCAAACTCAGATCGACCAATTGGTTACGGCCCTGCGGGATGGCAGTCGCGGCATCCGCGATAATACTTTCTCCGTCGCTAAATTTTGGGCCGTCCTGCAAACCCAGGACTCGCCGGATCTGCTTCCGCAAGATCCTCCCAACACGCTTTTTCGCGCGCCCACGCAAACCGAATTGCTGTGTTCGGTTAATTTAGCCTTGGCCTATGGTGCGAAAGGCATTGTTTATTATCTTTACGCACCGGTTACCTCAACGATAGATCCAAACGCAGAAGAGTATGGCTTATTGGACGCCAATTTCAATTCTCGACAACCATACTACGACGCCCAAAGCATCAACAATAATTATCAAGGCACCGGTCAAAGTTTGGACACGATTGGTGGCAATTTTTTAAATCTGGCCTGGAAAGAAGGCTATTCCATTCATCAGAACCTCAACGAACCGATCAATAGCACCTATAAGCTGTATGATGTGACTACTCGACCGGTAGGTGGTGTTGATGATTCTGAGACGGAAACTTACGTGGAAGTTGGTATTCTGCAAAACAGTAGCAATGTCAACCACTACATGGTCGTCAACCGCCGCTGCACGGCCAGCGAAACGCGCGAAGTCACCATCACCTTTCAAAGCACGGCCGGCAATGCTTATCGCATCACGGATGTTTTCACCTCGGATTCGACCACCTATTACACCGCCACTGGCACAACCTTTTCGCATACGATCACACTGGGCCCCGGCCAAGGCAAGCTGCTCAAGTTTGCCAATCTCGGCCCACGCTCCGGCACGATCTCGTCCAATACCACCTGGGCCGGAACGTATGTCGTCAACATCGATGTCACGGTCAACAACGGCGCAACGTTGACGGTTTCTCCCGGCGCCACGCTTAAATTCGCTTCGGCCAAAAAGCTCACGATCAACGGCAAACTCACCGCCAACAGCACCGACCCGAATAAACGCATTACCTTCACCGGCCAGACTGCCACCCCCGGCTTTTGGAACGGCCTCATCATCAACTCCGGCAGCAGCGCCAACAACAGCACGCTGCGCCGCTGTGATGTGCAGTATGCCACGACCGGCATCACGATCAAATATACCGGCAATACGAATAATGTCACCATCGACAAGTGCAAAGTGCAAAACAGCTCAGGCAAGGGCATCTACATTGCCGGCAACGGCTCCGGCGCCATCGTTCATCCGACGATCAGCAATGGCACCATTTCCAATAATAACGATGACGGCATTTATTTGACCAATTACACGAAACTGAAAATCACCGGCAATCGCATCGAGAACAACGGCTACGCCGGCATCGAAGGCGCCAGCAATGATTCCGATACGTTGACGTTTAATTACATCGCCGGCAATCTCGATTTTGGCTTGCGGCTTTCGTACTCCAGCTCTGCCTTTTTGCATCGCAACACCATTAAATCCAATTACGGCAATGGCATCTCTTGTTTCTCCAACAGCAATGTGACGGCTTGGGGAGGCGCGGATACCACCAAAGGCCGCAACGAAATTGGCAACAATTCCGGAGTCGGTATTTATGCGTCGAGCAGTGCGCCGACTTTCGGCCGGGACATCGTCGGGCAATATGGCTGGAATTGGATTCACGACAACAGCAGCTATGAAGCCCAGCAGACCGGCGCCGGTTATATATTTTATGCGGAACGTTGTTGGTGGAGCGGGCAACAAAGCGACGTCTCAGGCAACGTCGATGCGTTGCCAACGAACGCGAGTAAACCGAGCCCAACGGGCTGGGGAAAAGGCAGCTCCTACGATCCGACTTTGCGCATTTGGCGCGGAGATGAAGATAGTCTGATGATTTTTATGCCGCTCGCTAACATCCCAACCATCATGCCGAAAAGCCCGGTTACACCTCAAGCCGTGGCCACGAATAATGGCATGACGAATTGGTCCGATGAGCTGAAGGCGGCGATTGAAGAGGGCCGCAAGACCGGTGATTGGGGCATAGCCAGTGAGTTGATCACTGAGCTGCATCGTTCGCTGCAAGCGGCACCGGTGTTGAATGTTGATTTGACGCTGCTCAACAATTACGCCAATGATGCTGCGGTTGCTTCGTTTATTCGCAAAATGCTGGCGTTGGTGCTCATGGAAAAAGATTTGGCCGATAGCAACGTTTCACCGGCGCTGACGAAATTGACGGTCTTTGCGCAAAAAAATTCCGAACATGCGGCCGAGCTTGCGGCCAATGCCGGCTTGATTCATTTGTATCGCCAAAACGATCTCACTGCGGCGAAAAATGTGCTGGCGCAATTGCAGACGATGGCGCAAAACGGCGACGCGGCAGCGGCAGAACACGTGAATCAATTTGGCCGCATTCTGGAAGATTATCAACGCCATCAAACGCCGGACGACACCGGTTTGGCGAAATTCCTCGCTGCCTTGCAAGTGTCGGCAGCTCCCGAGCTTCTGGCTTCAGCGCAGAATTATCCCAATCCCTTCAATCCCACCACCGTGATTCGCTTTCATTTGCGCGAGAGCGGTAAGGTTCGGTTGAAGATTTTCGATCTCACCGGCAAGCTCGTGCGGACTTTGCTGGACGGCGAGCTGCAAGCAGGCGAGCAGAAAATTTTATGGGATGGTCGCGACCAACAGGGCCAAACCGTGGCGAGCGGGGTTTATTTTTACGAGCTGGTGGCGGGAAGCAAGATTGAATGGAAAAAGATGACGGTGGTTCGATAG
- a CDS encoding S8 family serine peptidase: MPCFHGLPNRKNFLFVFLILISFATTYAKETSSSQSATYLPDRVIVKFAADRVAGPKHGALQAYAMPAPVAEILSGFGAVAAEQMFAPRPNLPRKNAVTIDLSTIYEISFGRPVNVMKVAQLLGQQPGVVYAEPVYLRKLVYDPNDLSINFQQHLNIIKAREAWDITKGDTSVVIGIVDSGVDWQHEDLRANIWRNHKEIPGNRIDDDRNGYVDDIRGWDFGGLNGTPDNDPREDAPDHGTLVAGTASAVTDNRLGVAGVGFNCKIMPVKVSRNDLRGDGGPFIVYGFRGIQYAAENGADVINCSWGGGAYSQTEQDLIDYATQLGALVVAAAGNGASNALFYPAAYRNVLSVAATDNSDRRAGYSSYGYWVDVSAPGNNIYGTWQPTAYTYGTGTSFSSPIVAGLSALVKSVHKDWKPAAIAEQIRLAADNIDNLNQSQFARQLGYGRVNAQRAVSPTFKTPAVRLANYSLREAVGDGDGVFEPNEEISVSVTLTNFLEPVNNLNLSLTENSAFITVTNATLNVGAISRDATVTAAGTFRFRIAANVPANHFVTFYVNFSASSYSDWQGFTTVIRPLYGDLAVGNVATTLTSFGALGFEDYAQSVGGGQIGRGFQFPIGSRSALYHAGLILGTAANRVSDVSYGNSTYDRYDFVTAAGGELNLQPGRKATLEATSRFNDSAADNPLGVIVDQKAFAWANEPWNDFVILEFTINNPTSQAINNLFAGFYLDWDINESTQNHAGWDAATQLGYQWANGSAYYGITAVFPATARSYRAVKNPDFIWENRFTEALKYQFLSETFQVLASDQPNDWSQLLSYGPFNIAAGRSVTVAFAVLGGTDLADLKINAQAARGAYLTTAVDDSRSELLPLQFELAQNAPNPFVRNAAPATEIRYTVAEPGPVSLRVFNLLGQEVAVLVQNFQNRGRYIVQWDGRDRRGLAVPAGVYFYQLHAPNFSATRKLVVVQ; this comes from the coding sequence ATGCCGTGCTTTCATGGACTGCCCAATCGGAAAAATTTCCTTTTCGTCTTTCTCATTCTCATTTCCTTTGCGACAACTTATGCGAAAGAAACAAGCTCGTCGCAGTCTGCGACCTATTTGCCGGATCGGGTGATTGTAAAATTTGCAGCCGACCGCGTCGCCGGCCCCAAACATGGCGCGCTGCAAGCTTATGCGATGCCGGCGCCGGTGGCGGAGATTTTATCAGGCTTCGGCGCGGTTGCAGCCGAACAGATGTTCGCGCCGCGCCCCAATTTGCCGCGCAAAAATGCGGTGACCATCGATTTGAGCACGATTTACGAAATCAGTTTTGGCCGGCCGGTCAACGTCATGAAAGTGGCGCAGCTTCTTGGCCAGCAGCCCGGCGTCGTTTACGCCGAGCCGGTCTATTTGCGCAAGCTGGTTTACGATCCGAACGATTTGTCGATTAACTTCCAGCAGCATCTGAACATCATCAAAGCGCGCGAGGCCTGGGACATCACCAAGGGCGATACGAGCGTCGTCATCGGCATTGTTGACAGCGGCGTGGATTGGCAGCATGAAGACCTGCGGGCGAACATCTGGCGAAACCACAAGGAGATTCCCGGCAACCGGATTGACGATGATCGCAACGGCTATGTCGACGATATTCGCGGCTGGGATTTTGGCGGCCTCAACGGAACGCCGGACAACGATCCGCGCGAAGATGCTCCCGATCACGGCACGCTCGTTGCCGGCACCGCTTCGGCGGTCACGGACAATCGATTGGGCGTGGCCGGCGTTGGTTTCAATTGCAAAATCATGCCGGTCAAAGTCAGCCGCAATGATTTGCGCGGTGATGGTGGGCCGTTCATTGTTTACGGTTTCAGGGGCATTCAATATGCCGCTGAAAATGGCGCCGATGTGATCAACTGCAGTTGGGGCGGCGGCGCTTACAGCCAGACCGAGCAGGATCTGATCGATTATGCCACGCAGCTTGGCGCGCTCGTCGTCGCCGCAGCCGGCAACGGCGCCAGCAACGCGCTTTTCTACCCGGCGGCGTATCGCAATGTTTTGTCGGTCGCGGCGACCGACAACAGTGATCGCCGAGCCGGTTACTCGAGCTACGGTTATTGGGTGGATGTGTCCGCGCCCGGCAATAATATTTACGGAACCTGGCAGCCCACGGCTTACACGTACGGCACCGGCACGTCGTTTTCCTCGCCGATCGTCGCCGGTCTCTCGGCGTTGGTTAAATCCGTTCACAAAGATTGGAAGCCGGCGGCCATTGCCGAACAGATACGTCTGGCCGCGGACAATATCGATAATTTGAATCAATCGCAGTTTGCCCGGCAACTCGGTTATGGCCGGGTCAATGCGCAGCGTGCGGTGTCCCCCACTTTCAAAACGCCGGCCGTGCGGCTGGCCAATTATTCCCTGCGCGAAGCTGTTGGCGATGGCGATGGCGTGTTTGAACCCAATGAAGAAATTTCCGTCTCGGTGACCTTGACCAACTTTCTGGAGCCGGTAAACAATCTCAACCTCTCGCTGACTGAAAACAGCGCTTTTATTACCGTGACGAACGCGACTTTGAACGTTGGCGCGATAAGCCGGGATGCGACGGTGACAGCGGCGGGAACCTTTCGCTTCCGCATCGCCGCCAATGTTCCGGCCAATCATTTCGTGACATTTTATGTGAATTTCTCGGCGAGCAGTTATAGCGATTGGCAGGGATTCACGACGGTTATTCGACCGCTTTATGGCGATTTGGCGGTTGGCAATGTCGCCACCACGCTCACCAGCTTCGGCGCGCTCGGTTTTGAAGATTACGCGCAGAGCGTCGGCGGTGGACAGATCGGCCGCGGTTTTCAATTTCCCATCGGCAGCCGGTCGGCGCTTTATCACGCCGGGTTAATTTTAGGCACGGCTGCCAATCGGGTGAGCGACGTATCGTATGGCAACAGCACGTATGATCGCTATGATTTTGTCACTGCCGCCGGCGGCGAGCTGAACCTTCAGCCCGGCCGAAAAGCCACGCTGGAAGCGACGTCGCGTTTCAATGACAGCGCCGCCGACAATCCGCTTGGTGTCATCGTCGATCAAAAAGCCTTTGCCTGGGCAAATGAGCCCTGGAATGATTTTGTGATTTTGGAATTCACCATCAACAATCCGACGTCACAGGCGATCAACAATCTGTTTGCCGGCTTTTATTTGGATTGGGATATCAACGAATCGACGCAAAATCACGCCGGCTGGGATGCCGCCACGCAACTCGGCTATCAATGGGCGAACGGCAGCGCCTATTACGGCATCACCGCCGTCTTTCCGGCAACCGCCAGAAGCTACCGCGCCGTTAAAAATCCCGACTTTATTTGGGAGAATAGATTCACCGAGGCGCTCAAATATCAGTTTCTCAGCGAAACCTTTCAGGTTCTTGCCAGCGATCAGCCGAATGATTGGTCGCAATTGTTGAGCTATGGCCCCTTCAATATTGCCGCCGGCAGAAGTGTGACCGTGGCGTTCGCGGTTTTGGGCGGTACGGATTTGGCGGATTTGAAAATCAACGCGCAGGCAGCGCGCGGTGCGTATTTGACGACGGCGGTTGATGATTCGCGCTCCGAGTTGTTGCCGCTGCAATTCGAGCTGGCGCAGAATGCGCCCAACCCCTTTGTCAGAAACGCCGCGCCGGCGACCGAGATTCGTTATACTGTGGCCGAGCCGGGGCCGGTGAGCTTGCGGGTTTTCAATTTGCTCGGCCAGGAAGTGGCCGTGCTCGTGCAGAATTTTCAAAACCGCGGCCGCTACATCGTGCAATGGGATGGCCGCGACCGGCGCGGCCTGGCGGTGCCGGCCGGGGTGTATTTTTATCAGCTTCACGCGCCCAATTTTTCTGCGACGCGTAAACTGGTCGTCGTGCAATAA
- a CDS encoding 4Fe-4S dicluster domain-containing protein, giving the protein MALKDPKYDKPIQLRKTRRPKQLAVIDQSGCTGCQVCIDFCPADCILVVPGSDPEAPTVNRLVEVDLTRCIGCTLCAKYCPWLTIEMLDFDEAYRKAEEWTIRSVLGEIVEPVPAEAGAPRRRVAAHAAAE; this is encoded by the coding sequence ATGGCGTTGAAAGACCCCAAGTACGATAAACCCATTCAATTGCGCAAAACCCGGCGGCCCAAGCAACTGGCGGTGATCGATCAATCCGGTTGTACCGGCTGTCAAGTTTGTATCGATTTTTGTCCGGCTGATTGCATTTTGGTCGTGCCGGGATCAGACCCCGAAGCGCCCACGGTCAATCGCCTGGTGGAGGTGGATTTGACGCGCTGCATCGGCTGCACGCTCTGCGCGAAATATTGTCCGTGGCTGACTATTGAGATGCTGGATTTTGATGAAGCCTACCGCAAAGCCGAAGAGTGGACCATCCGCAGCGTTCTCGGCGAAATCGTCGAGCCAGTACCGGCTGAAGCCGGCGCCCCCAGGCGCCGCGTTGCTGCCCACGCCGCGGCTGAGTGA
- a CDS encoding DUF309 domain-containing protein — MLPTPRLSEEDHADLAEGVTLFNAGKFWEAHEAWEKIWRRHSEPWRFFVQGLIQAAAAHHQLRRGIRHGALKHLHNALVKLDAAPADFAGLALAPFRDDLHDLLDRIEASEKMTAPSLQLRFVASCS; from the coding sequence TTGCTGCCCACGCCGCGGCTGAGTGAAGAAGACCACGCCGATCTTGCCGAAGGCGTGACGTTGTTCAACGCCGGCAAATTTTGGGAGGCGCATGAAGCCTGGGAGAAAATTTGGCGGCGCCATTCCGAGCCGTGGCGCTTTTTCGTGCAAGGGTTGATTCAAGCCGCCGCTGCGCATCATCAATTGCGGCGCGGCATCCGGCACGGGGCGCTCAAGCATCTGCACAACGCGCTGGTGAAATTGGACGCCGCTCCCGCGGATTTTGCCGGTTTGGCGCTGGCGCCGTTTCGCGACGACTTGCACGACCTGCTCGACCGGATTGAAGCCTCGGAGAAAATGACGGCGCCGTCCTTGCAGTTGCGTTTTGTTGCGTCGTGCAGCTAA